A single genomic interval of Aegicerativicinus sediminis harbors:
- a CDS encoding MarR family winged helix-turn-helix transcriptional regulator, translating to MELSELLQVSSPLPLNRKTVINLFYTYSRVRDKWTDSIKNHDISMEQFNVLRILRGQKGKETNLQDLQKRMVTRMSNTTRLVDKLIRKDLVTRRISTENRRKVQISITDNGLKLLEILDPLVDEIENEICSSFSENELNELNILLSKMREF from the coding sequence ATGGAGTTAAGCGAGCTCTTGCAAGTTTCCTCCCCTCTTCCCCTCAATCGAAAAACTGTTATAAACCTATTTTATACCTACTCAAGGGTAAGGGATAAGTGGACCGATAGCATAAAGAACCATGATATTTCCATGGAGCAATTTAATGTGCTGCGGATTTTAAGAGGGCAAAAAGGAAAGGAAACAAATCTTCAAGACCTTCAGAAAAGAATGGTAACGAGGATGAGCAATACCACTCGATTGGTTGACAAATTGATCAGGAAAGATTTGGTAACACGTAGAATTTCTACGGAAAACCGAAGGAAAGTTCAAATTTCAATTACTGATAATGGTCTAAAACTATTAGAGATATTAGACCCTTTGGTGGATGAAATTGAAAATGAAATTTGTTCTAGTTTTTCCGAAAATGAATTAAATGAACTTAATATTCTCTTAAGTAAAATGAGAGAATTTTAA
- a CDS encoding TlpA family protein disulfide reductase yields MKHSLLVLVLILFLVCCKESGDQTIVGKETSKNQVEETSKTTSNFSFEIVDFNGLKPYLSTDNDSIYVVNFWATWCKPCVKEMPYFQRLAKEYSSKKVKLLLVSLDFPNKYESLLQPFIEENNIDSEVIALNDPNSNAWIPQIDESWSGAIPATIIFNKDERKFYEQSFTYEELENQLKSVINN; encoded by the coding sequence ATGAAACATAGTCTACTCGTACTTGTATTAATTCTCTTTTTAGTTTGTTGCAAAGAATCTGGAGATCAAACTATTGTGGGTAAGGAGACCTCTAAAAATCAAGTGGAGGAAACTTCTAAAACTACATCCAATTTCTCTTTTGAAATTGTAGATTTTAATGGGCTTAAACCGTATTTATCAACTGATAACGATTCTATTTATGTTGTAAATTTTTGGGCTACTTGGTGTAAGCCTTGCGTTAAAGAGATGCCTTATTTCCAGAGACTAGCAAAAGAATACAGTTCAAAAAAAGTGAAACTTCTTTTAGTTAGCCTAGATTTTCCTAACAAATATGAATCGCTTTTACAGCCTTTTATCGAAGAAAATAATATTGACAGTGAAGTTATTGCGCTGAATGATCCGAATTCTAATGCTTGGATCCCACAAATAGATGAATCTTGGTCTGGAGCTATTCCCGCAACAATAATTTTCAATAAAGATGAGCGTAAATTTTACGAACAGTCTTTTACCTACGAAGAATTAGAAAATCAATTAAAATCCGTAATAAACAATTAA
- a CDS encoding thioredoxin family protein, whose amino-acid sequence MKTVMIFLALMVGGFLCDAPVSEGYDIGDKATDFKLENINGKMVSLSDYKDAKGYIVIFTCNTCPYAQAYEDRIIALDKKYASKGYPVIAIMPNNTAAKPGDNMDAMKTRAKEKGFTFPYLIDKEQKIYPQYGATKTPHVYVLEKTKAGNIVKYIGAIDDNYQDASSVNTTYVENAVDALLNGEQVKETKTRAIGCSIKA is encoded by the coding sequence ATGAAAACAGTTATGATTTTTCTCGCACTTATGGTTGGAGGTTTCCTATGCGATGCTCCAGTAAGTGAAGGGTATGATATCGGTGATAAAGCCACTGATTTTAAATTGGAAAATATCAATGGAAAGATGGTATCCTTATCGGATTATAAGGATGCAAAGGGATATATTGTGATTTTTACCTGTAATACCTGTCCATATGCACAGGCTTATGAAGATAGGATAATTGCTTTGGATAAAAAATATGCCTCAAAGGGATATCCCGTAATTGCCATTATGCCAAATAACACTGCGGCCAAACCGGGAGATAATATGGATGCCATGAAAACTAGGGCAAAAGAAAAGGGTTTTACATTTCCTTATTTAATTGACAAGGAACAAAAAATTTATCCCCAATATGGAGCTACAAAGACTCCGCATGTATATGTTTTGGAGAAAACTAAGGCAGGTAACATAGTTAAGTATATAGGTGCTATTGATGATAATTACCAAGATGCATCATCAGTTAATACAACCTATGTTGAAAATGCTGTTGATGCCTTGTTAAATGGAGAGCAAGTAAAAGAAACCAAAACTCGCGCAATAGGTTGTTCCATAAAGGCCTAA
- a CDS encoding rhodanese-like domain-containing protein: protein MADLTQDEWVEQLNSADDAMILDIRTTEEVEAGHIPNSVQLDIYKGQEFIDALEELDKSKTYFLYCRSGARSAQACKLMEQLGFDKTFNLLGGILEWRGEIEVG from the coding sequence ATGGCAGATTTAACACAAGATGAATGGGTAGAACAACTGAATAGCGCTGATGATGCGATGATTCTAGATATTCGAACCACTGAAGAGGTAGAAGCGGGACATATTCCCAATTCTGTTCAGCTTGATATATATAAAGGACAAGAATTTATTGACGCTTTAGAGGAATTGGATAAATCTAAGACTTACTTTCTTTACTGCCGATCGGGTGCTCGTAGCGCTCAGGCTTGTAAACTGATGGAACAACTAGGTTTTGATAAAACTTTTAATCTATTAGGAGGTATTTTAGAATGGCGAGGAGAAATTGAAGTAGGATAA
- a CDS encoding rhodanese-like domain-containing protein → MQSKTTEVKVVSPDEMEAILNLEEVQLVDVRTSDEFAVESIPGSQNIDFESPTFEEDIDKLDKTKPVLLYCNAGKQSAKCAKKLLDAGFIKIYDLEGGITKWKYKGGHIKQRS, encoded by the coding sequence ATGCAAAGCAAAACAACCGAAGTTAAAGTTGTATCGCCAGACGAAATGGAAGCGATTTTGAATTTGGAGGAAGTTCAATTAGTAGATGTTCGAACTTCTGATGAATTTGCTGTAGAATCTATTCCTGGATCACAAAATATCGATTTTGAATCCCCAACCTTTGAAGAGGATATTGATAAATTAGATAAGACCAAGCCCGTTCTTCTTTATTGTAATGCCGGTAAACAAAGTGCCAAATGCGCAAAAAAACTGTTGGATGCTGGCTTCATAAAAATTTATGATTTGGAGGGAGGCATTACGAAATGGAAATATAAAGGAGGACATATAAAGCAACGATCTTAA
- a CDS encoding protein-disulfide reductase DsbD family protein, which yields MVRFTLSLFVAIVFTFSGNGQILDPVKWESSVEKINDSTYKLISVAHIDDGWHLYSQSVPENGPIPTTFSYPESDSIKLLNETIEDIGTTVMDPVFNMEIKYFDETAKFEQTVVVSGDVSNSITAEVEYMVCDESRCLPPTYKDLVFQLSNDTKSSSIDFNTIDDNSVKDSVLNSTADSEEFTLPSEEPKKGLWAIFIIAFLSGFVALLTPCVFPMIPMTVSFFIKQSPTKATGIKNAVIYGLSIVVIYVVLGTLVTWIFGADSLNALATNVWFNLVFFLILVVFAISFLGAFEIVLPSSWANKVDAQADRGGYVGIFFMALALAIVSFSCTGPIVGTLLVEAASKGGLAPVIGMLGFSLAIAIPFALFAAFPGWMNSLPKSGGWLNTVKVVLGFLELALAFKFLSQADLVLQLHLLEREVFLAIWIAIFGTLAFYLFGKITLPHDSPLSHISVGRLSLGLLTLSFTIYLIPGLWGAPLKLISAFPPPIEYSESPYGVGNSLNSGLINSHADGDLPDGAHYLPPHQILAFNDYDKGLAYAKTVNKPVLLDFTGWACVNCRKMEQNVWVDDQVLSILKNDVVLVSLYVDDKRPLDENEVLDSKLRPGKKLKYIGQKWSEFQAVRYKTNTQPFYVLLNKEEANLVPPIGYTPDADNFENWLRAGISNY from the coding sequence ATGGTAAGATTTACACTTTCCTTGTTCGTTGCTATCGTATTTACTTTTTCAGGAAACGGACAAATACTTGACCCTGTAAAATGGGAAAGCTCAGTTGAAAAAATAAATGACTCAACCTACAAATTAATTTCAGTTGCACACATAGATGATGGCTGGCATCTCTATTCACAAAGTGTTCCGGAAAATGGTCCTATACCGACCACCTTTTCTTATCCAGAATCGGATAGCATAAAACTTTTAAATGAAACTATTGAAGATATAGGAACAACTGTCATGGATCCCGTTTTCAATATGGAAATTAAATATTTTGATGAAACTGCGAAATTCGAACAGACTGTAGTTGTTAGTGGGGATGTTTCAAATTCAATTACTGCCGAGGTAGAATATATGGTTTGTGATGAAAGCCGATGCTTACCTCCAACTTATAAGGATTTGGTTTTTCAATTAAGCAATGACACTAAATCCTCGTCAATAGATTTTAATACAATTGATGACAATTCAGTAAAAGATTCGGTGCTTAATTCGACCGCTGATTCTGAAGAATTTACACTTCCTTCTGAGGAACCAAAAAAAGGGCTTTGGGCTATTTTTATTATAGCTTTTTTATCTGGATTTGTCGCCTTACTTACTCCTTGTGTTTTTCCAATGATTCCAATGACAGTAAGCTTCTTTATTAAGCAAAGTCCAACCAAAGCTACAGGAATTAAAAATGCAGTTATTTATGGGCTTTCCATAGTAGTGATATATGTAGTGTTAGGTACACTGGTTACTTGGATTTTTGGAGCAGATTCTTTAAATGCTTTAGCCACCAATGTTTGGTTCAATCTAGTTTTCTTTTTGATTTTAGTGGTATTTGCTATATCCTTCTTGGGGGCTTTTGAAATTGTGCTGCCAAGTTCGTGGGCTAATAAAGTTGACGCTCAAGCCGATAGAGGAGGTTACGTTGGAATATTTTTTATGGCTTTGGCATTGGCGATTGTATCTTTCAGTTGCACTGGCCCCATTGTTGGAACGCTTTTGGTTGAGGCCGCCTCTAAAGGAGGATTGGCCCCTGTAATAGGAATGCTCGGGTTTTCTTTAGCAATTGCAATTCCTTTTGCATTGTTTGCCGCATTTCCAGGCTGGATGAATTCGTTGCCAAAATCAGGAGGATGGCTTAACACTGTTAAGGTGGTTTTGGGATTTTTGGAATTGGCACTTGCCTTCAAGTTTTTATCTCAGGCAGATCTTGTTTTACAGCTTCATTTACTTGAAAGAGAGGTCTTTTTAGCGATATGGATTGCTATTTTTGGAACATTGGCTTTTTATTTGTTTGGTAAAATCACTTTGCCTCATGATTCGCCATTATCGCATATTTCCGTTGGTAGATTATCTTTAGGACTATTGACTTTGTCTTTTACAATATATTTGATTCCAGGTCTTTGGGGTGCACCTTTAAAACTCATTAGCGCTTTTCCTCCCCCAATTGAATATAGTGAATCTCCTTATGGTGTAGGGAATAGTCTAAATAGTGGTTTAATTAATTCACATGCAGATGGTGATCTGCCGGATGGGGCACATTATTTACCCCCTCATCAGATTCTTGCTTTTAATGATTATGATAAAGGATTAGCTTATGCCAAAACAGTTAATAAACCGGTTTTGCTTGATTTTACAGGATGGGCATGTGTAAATTGCAGAAAAATGGAGCAGAATGTTTGGGTTGATGATCAAGTACTTTCCATTTTAAAGAATGATGTTGTATTGGTATCGTTATATGTTGATGACAAGCGACCTTTAGACGAAAATGAAGTGTTGGATTCAAAATTACGACCCGGGAAAAAATTGAAATATATAGGCCAAAAGTGGAGTGAGTTTCAGGCTGTTCGATATAAAACGAATACTCAACCTTTTTATGTTTTATTAAATAAAGAGGAAGCTAATCTAGTTCCACCAATTGGATACACCCCAGATGCAGATAATTTTGAGAATTGGTTAAGGGCAGGGATTTCAAATTATTAA
- a CDS encoding NUDIX hydrolase yields MLNSYSKEDKIVVAVDCLIFGFDNDELKVLLIKRDFEPEKGKWSLIGGFLQQDESLDLAANRVLKTMTGLDHIYMEQFYAYSEVDRDPAQRTISVAYYALINISDHNEELTEQYSAQWFSITNKPKLIFDHDEMVHHGIRRLRYRTSTKPIGFELLPEKFTMKQLQKLYESILDEKLDKRNFISKINSLDILIKLDEKDMNSSRKGSFLYKFDEDKYNKKTDQGFVFKL; encoded by the coding sequence ATGCTAAACAGTTATAGCAAGGAGGACAAAATTGTTGTCGCCGTTGATTGCCTCATTTTCGGTTTTGATAATGACGAATTAAAAGTTTTATTAATTAAAAGGGATTTCGAGCCTGAAAAAGGTAAATGGTCACTAATTGGAGGGTTCCTTCAACAAGATGAATCATTGGATTTAGCTGCAAACAGAGTTTTGAAAACCATGACAGGCTTGGACCATATATATATGGAACAATTCTACGCATACAGCGAAGTTGATCGAGACCCTGCCCAACGTACAATTTCCGTGGCTTATTACGCCCTAATTAATATTAGTGATCATAACGAGGAATTAACTGAGCAATACTCTGCCCAATGGTTCTCCATTACAAATAAACCGAAATTAATATTCGATCACGATGAAATGGTGCATCATGGTATAAGACGACTTAGATACCGAACTTCCACAAAACCTATTGGTTTTGAGTTATTGCCAGAAAAATTCACCATGAAACAGCTTCAAAAGCTATACGAATCTATATTAGATGAAAAATTAGATAAGAGGAATTTTATAAGCAAAATAAATTCTTTGGATATTCTTATCAAATTAGATGAAAAAGACATGAATTCCTCAAGGAAGGGGTCTTTTTTATACAAGTTCGACGAAGACAAATACAACAAAAAAACAGATCAGGGATTCGTCTTTAAGTTGTAA
- a CDS encoding SusC/RagA family TonB-linked outer membrane protein, translating into MALSKCQFGYRYCKNLLQSITIMMFLFAGNVAFSQQQLITGTVTSQTDGLPLPGVNVLVKGTNRGAATDFEGNYSIEAASNEILVFSYLGYQEQEISVGNQSVINVQLLESLSSLDEVVVTGYGTQRKSDLTGAVSVVDTEEMAKQASNDVSQMLQGRVAGVTVTTDGQPGASPNVRIRGVSTFGQGASAEPLYVVDGFPISGGIRDLNPNDIETIQVLKDATAGAIYGNRAANGVIIITTKSGRKGKKLSVEVNSYYGFQTITQSLPVLDRAGYQLINAELLTNANQPIVPGNDPNSPLFIDDIDTDWQDAGYKDGYIMNHNFNVSGGTEKGNYFVSADYLDNVGTLVGSGPDYKRYSFRVNSDFEFGKFTLGENVYYVHSDENPLFSTTTISLPGNRPSLVNDLLQAAPTIPLYDPNRLGGFGGADSTIHQSITLNVPGINTLIENQTMVDRILANLYLNFEPISGLNLKTNLTYDKTSIEDQLFVPQYDLGYFFPGPVAQLQVGNRNSSSFLIENTIDWTKEFDKHNISVLVGQTYQEFDFRETRVVGAGLTEPYIKNLTNATDFSVFDNLQPATLSSYLGRINYSYDDTYLLTANIRRDGSSKFSKAVRYEYFPSIGLGWKLHNQFDLPELITSLKLRGGWGEIGNQEIGNFRYQSTINRGIPYSFSYGRAIGAAVTVLVDENLKWETRTTKSVGVDATLWNGGLEFTAEYYSNKSEDVLVDIPIAFSNTVGSFDPRLFTNAGSIENSGIELSAVIRKQFGDFNLEIAPNFYTVKNEVLAIGNQPFISGAGSRTIVGRSLGEHFGYVYDGIFQTAEEVASSPVQEPGTAPGDIKYKDLNGDNVINVDDRTFLGKGMPTYNYGINITASFKNFDFTFFGQGSGGNLINSNLYRGLMPTSGYTNWHEDILDRWTPTNTDTNVPRVMFLDPNNNGRDSNRPGWLQKGDYFRINTISLGYTLPEAISSKAFMSKARFYLTLQNVAVFSKYKGYNPDFQAGILNPGFDYGTYPRPLTTMLGAQFKF; encoded by the coding sequence ATGGCTTTATCCAAATGTCAATTTGGCTATCGTTATTGTAAAAATTTATTGCAATCGATTACAATAATGATGTTCTTGTTTGCGGGCAATGTTGCTTTTTCTCAACAGCAACTTATCACCGGAACGGTGACTTCGCAAACTGATGGCTTACCTCTTCCAGGGGTTAATGTACTTGTAAAAGGTACAAACAGAGGCGCAGCAACTGATTTTGAAGGAAACTATTCAATTGAAGCTGCATCAAACGAAATCTTGGTATTTTCATATTTAGGCTACCAAGAGCAAGAAATTTCAGTAGGAAATCAATCGGTAATTAACGTTCAACTATTAGAAAGCCTATCTTCTTTAGATGAGGTAGTCGTAACCGGTTATGGTACTCAAAGGAAATCCGATCTAACGGGTGCCGTAAGTGTTGTAGATACTGAAGAGATGGCTAAACAGGCATCGAATGATGTTTCACAGATGCTTCAAGGTCGTGTAGCGGGTGTTACTGTCACAACAGATGGTCAACCTGGTGCGAGTCCAAATGTCAGGATCCGTGGTGTTTCAACCTTTGGTCAAGGAGCTAGTGCAGAACCCCTATATGTTGTTGATGGCTTTCCAATCTCTGGAGGAATTAGAGACCTCAACCCTAATGATATTGAAACAATTCAGGTTTTAAAGGATGCAACTGCAGGCGCAATTTACGGGAACAGAGCGGCAAACGGTGTAATCATTATTACCACAAAGAGTGGTAGAAAAGGGAAAAAACTTTCGGTAGAAGTAAACTCTTATTATGGTTTTCAAACCATTACACAAAGTCTACCTGTTTTAGATAGAGCAGGTTATCAATTGATAAATGCTGAACTTTTAACAAATGCAAATCAGCCAATTGTACCGGGGAATGATCCTAATTCGCCCTTATTTATCGATGATATTGATACAGATTGGCAAGATGCGGGTTATAAAGATGGTTATATAATGAACCATAACTTTAATGTGTCAGGAGGTACTGAAAAAGGTAATTATTTTGTGTCTGCTGACTATTTGGATAACGTTGGAACACTTGTTGGAAGTGGTCCAGATTACAAACGTTATTCTTTCAGAGTAAATTCAGACTTTGAGTTTGGTAAGTTTACCTTGGGTGAAAATGTCTACTATGTTCATTCAGATGAAAACCCGTTATTTAGTACAACCACTATTAGTTTACCAGGTAACAGACCGTCATTGGTTAACGACCTGTTGCAGGCGGCACCTACCATTCCATTATACGATCCTAACCGCTTAGGAGGTTTCGGTGGTGCAGATTCAACTATCCATCAATCTATTACACTCAATGTTCCAGGTATCAATACCTTAATTGAGAATCAAACTATGGTGGATAGAATATTGGCTAATCTTTACTTAAATTTTGAACCTATCTCAGGTTTAAATTTAAAAACTAATCTTACTTACGATAAGACGAGCATAGAAGATCAACTTTTTGTTCCTCAGTATGATTTAGGATATTTCTTCCCTGGACCTGTGGCTCAATTACAGGTGGGCAATAGAAATAGTAGTTCCTTCCTTATAGAAAATACAATTGATTGGACGAAGGAATTTGACAAACACAATATATCTGTGTTGGTAGGTCAGACTTATCAAGAATTCGACTTTAGAGAAACTAGGGTTGTAGGAGCTGGTTTAACAGAGCCTTACATTAAGAATTTAACAAACGCAACAGACTTTAGTGTATTTGACAATTTACAACCTGCCACTTTAAGTTCGTATTTGGGTAGAATTAATTATTCTTATGACGATACATATTTGTTGACAGCGAATATTAGACGTGATGGATCATCAAAGTTTAGCAAAGCTGTACGTTACGAATATTTCCCTTCTATAGGTTTAGGTTGGAAATTGCATAACCAATTTGATCTCCCAGAGCTAATTACAAGTTTGAAGTTAAGAGGAGGATGGGGTGAAATTGGAAACCAGGAAATTGGTAATTTCCGGTACCAAAGTACCATAAATAGGGGTATACCTTATAGCTTCTCCTATGGCCGAGCAATTGGAGCTGCTGTTACTGTACTGGTTGATGAAAACTTAAAATGGGAAACCCGTACAACTAAAAGTGTTGGTGTGGACGCAACCCTTTGGAATGGTGGTTTAGAGTTCACCGCGGAATACTATTCTAATAAATCTGAAGATGTATTGGTGGATATTCCAATCGCATTTTCAAATACAGTAGGTAGCTTTGATCCCAGATTGTTTACAAATGCAGGTTCAATCGAGAATTCAGGAATTGAATTATCTGCAGTTATAAGAAAACAGTTTGGCGATTTTAACCTTGAGATTGCTCCAAACTTCTACACAGTTAAAAACGAAGTATTAGCAATAGGTAATCAACCATTTATTTCTGGTGCCGGATCAAGAACCATTGTTGGTAGATCTCTTGGCGAGCATTTTGGATATGTATATGACGGTATTTTCCAAACCGCAGAGGAGGTAGCAAGTTCACCTGTGCAAGAACCAGGAACTGCACCTGGAGACATAAAATATAAAGATCTAAATGGTGATAATGTTATTAACGTCGATGACCGTACATTTTTGGGCAAAGGAATGCCGACTTATAACTACGGTATTAATATAACTGCTAGTTTCAAGAATTTCGATTTCACTTTCTTCGGTCAGGGTAGCGGTGGTAATCTAATAAATAGTAACCTTTATAGAGGTTTGATGCCAACTTCTGGTTACACCAACTGGCATGAGGATATTTTAGACCGTTGGACTCCAACAAATACAGATACTAATGTTCCTCGTGTGATGTTCTTAGATCCTAATAATAATGGTAGAGATTCTAATAGACCAGGTTGGTTGCAAAAGGGAGATTATTTCAGGATTAATACAATCTCTTTAGGTTATACATTGCCAGAAGCTATTTCTTCAAAGGCTTTCATGTCTAAGGCAAGATTTTATTTGACATTGCAAAACGTTGCAGTATTTTCAAAGTATAAAGGATATAACCCAGATTTCCAAGCTGGAATTTTGAATCCAGGATTTGATTATGGAACTTATCCAAGACCTTTAACTACTATGCTAGGAGCACAATTTAAATTTTAA
- a CDS encoding RagB/SusD family nutrient uptake outer membrane protein, with product MKKQIIQIVILAITITLFYQCDDKLEIVDPNRLATGSYYNNQDHAIAAVDAIYNALIIDGTYQRMTPIMGDGRGDEARSRSPWAFLAQTSNFTVPPTDGALDIAWLGYYSIINRANQALEQVPQIDEVDSNLRERLLGQAYFLRAFAYFNITNIYEKVPLILEPQKGQEDFFPSNADITQADIYAQVEADLVEAISKLPVSYADVNGPDTGQVGRATKGAAQSLLGKLKLYQGDHSAALPHFQAVVNSQQYSLASNYGDLFSQDPSKEAANPGRIFWAEFTQSQGANFNWGGDPNVNWRQFLALAPTYSGADFYDFFPTQFLVDELSAERTLDDKIDPRFPATILSYQPDEGLTQAYGRDYFLDPNLYYIAKYTLANEGGDPFTCGINYHIIRYADVLLMYAECLANTGNIALAAEQVQKVRDRVNLPDREAEFAGYSLGQFMDQLAHERVTELGMEGLRWYDIKRWGWLEDSAKLNELKAHDSEFNTYVPNRKYQPISQNELDRNPNMVGNSANTN from the coding sequence ATGAAAAAACAAATAATACAAATAGTCATTCTAGCTATTACCATAACCTTGTTTTATCAATGTGATGATAAGCTAGAAATTGTTGACCCAAATAGATTGGCAACAGGGTCTTATTATAATAATCAAGATCATGCAATAGCGGCGGTAGACGCAATTTATAATGCATTAATTATTGATGGAACCTATCAAAGGATGACCCCAATAATGGGAGATGGAAGAGGTGATGAAGCTAGATCTAGAAGTCCATGGGCGTTTCTAGCCCAGACCAGTAATTTTACGGTACCTCCAACAGATGGAGCCTTAGATATTGCATGGTTGGGTTATTATTCTATTATAAATAGAGCCAACCAAGCCCTAGAGCAGGTGCCTCAGATTGATGAAGTTGATAGTAATTTACGGGAACGATTGTTAGGACAAGCATATTTCTTGAGAGCCTTCGCCTATTTCAACATTACAAATATTTACGAAAAAGTTCCATTAATTCTAGAGCCTCAAAAGGGGCAGGAAGATTTCTTCCCATCAAATGCAGATATTACCCAGGCTGATATTTATGCCCAAGTTGAGGCTGATTTAGTTGAGGCAATTTCAAAACTTCCAGTAAGTTATGCAGATGTTAATGGTCCAGATACTGGTCAGGTTGGCCGTGCAACAAAAGGTGCGGCTCAATCATTATTAGGGAAATTAAAATTATATCAGGGAGATCATTCTGCAGCATTACCACATTTTCAGGCTGTGGTAAATTCCCAGCAATATAGCTTAGCTAGTAATTATGGAGATTTGTTTTCTCAAGATCCAAGCAAGGAGGCTGCCAACCCAGGAAGAATTTTTTGGGCTGAATTTACTCAAAGTCAAGGAGCAAACTTTAACTGGGGAGGTGATCCAAACGTTAACTGGAGACAGTTTCTTGCATTAGCACCAACATATTCTGGAGCTGATTTTTATGATTTTTTCCCTACTCAGTTTTTGGTTGATGAATTATCTGCAGAAAGAACATTAGATGATAAGATTGATCCTAGATTCCCGGCAACTATATTATCATATCAACCAGATGAAGGGCTCACCCAGGCTTATGGAAGGGATTATTTTTTAGATCCTAACCTATATTATATTGCAAAGTATACTTTGGCCAATGAGGGTGGTGATCCGTTTACATGCGGTATAAATTATCATATTATTCGTTATGCAGATGTACTTTTAATGTATGCAGAATGTTTAGCAAACACGGGTAATATTGCATTAGCCGCGGAACAGGTTCAAAAGGTAAGGGACAGAGTAAACTTGCCTGATAGGGAGGCTGAATTTGCTGGGTATTCTTTAGGTCAATTTATGGACCAATTAGCACATGAACGTGTTACAGAACTTGGTATGGAAGGTTTGAGATGGTATGATATTAAACGATGGGGTTGGTTAGAAGATTCAGCTAAATTAAATGAACTTAAGGCTCACGATAGTGAATTTAATACCTATGTTCCAAATCGTAAATATCAGCCTATTTCTCAGAATGAATTAGACCGTAATCCCAACATGGTTGGTAATTCGGCAAATACAAATTAA